The following is a genomic window from Marinobacter sp. NP-4(2019).
GATTGCCGGGGAAACCGGTGGGCGGTGGCCGGGGGAGTCCCGGGCTGGCGGTGTCGACAGTTTCCTGCAGCGGATAGATACCGAAATCGACGGTGATAACCGGGTCCCCAGGCTCGCCTGGACTCGACAGATAGGTTCCAGTCAGGATGAAACCGTGGTGTCCGGCAGTACAGTGAACGCCATCCCCTACCTGTTTGGTGCTTCAGAGGGCGCGGTAGCAACCCAGAACAGTGCCGGTTCTACAGACGTCTTTTTCTATAGTGTCGCCGGTGCTGACATCACTGTTAACGTGTACCAGCGTGGAACCGATGGCAGCGAGGCGGTCGTGGATGGCCTTAATGGCGTCGATAACCTCTGGTTGCTGGGAAACAGTGACCGCTTGTATACCATTGATGACTCCGATGACACGAAGCGTCTTAACGGCGAGCCGGTGGCCGGCACCACCGGGTTCGTTCTCGGTTATTCCTCCTCCGGTGAAGTGGATGTCGCGTTTTCCTACGCTGATGGTTCGCGGACAGGTAAGGAGACTTTTGCCGCATTACTGGCGTTTGATGAAGACCTGATTGCTGGGGGCGCCACTACCGGCGCTTTTGCCGATAAGGCTGTGGACAGTGGTATTCGGCAGCCTGTTCTCGCGCGGATATCTCCGGCAGATTTTGCGACCAACGGTGATGAGAATCCGGACTCGTGGGATATCTGGCGGGTTCAGCCAGGTATTGATGATGCGAACATCGCTGCGCTGGCCAACTACCGTGATGATGAGATCGTCACTTTAGTGCGGGAGACGGTGGGGGCAGAGAGTGAATGGAAGATCGTCCTGTTTTCGGGTGAGGGTACGCGGCTGAATTAAACCGTACCCTTAAACCGTACCCTGCTGACGACCGGCATTGGCGTACAGCTTGAGATAGTCGGTGCTGGTGACAATTCCGGTGGGTGCGCCGTTTTTATCCACCACCAGCGCTGCGTTCAACTGATGGGCCAGCATCAGTCGGGCCAATTGATGGGCGTCGGTTTCCGGTGAAGCTGTCAGAAATGCCGGCAGCTCAATGTGAATCATGCTGTGGCTCATGGCATTGCCATTGTGTTCATGTAGCCAGGCGAGCAGCCAGCGCAGGTCGATGAGTCCGGCAACGTTGTCCTGGGCAGTGATAACCAGATGGTGAACACCGTTATCATCCATCATTGTCAAAGCTTCGGAGAGGGTGGCGGTTGCCGGCAGTGAATAGAGCGTCTGGGTACAGATAGTTGCAACCGGAAGATAGCTGCGTTGTTCCCGGGGCTCATCGTATGCGGCGGAGCCATACTCCTCCATCGCACGGTGAAAGCCGGATGCGTATTGCGCGTGCTGGAACTCTGCGTCCGTGACTTCACTGTGGCCAGTATTAATAGCGTGTGATTCGGTCATTTCGGTGACGTCACCCACGCGCCGCCCCCGGAATATTTCCGGTAATCGGGTTCCGACGGGTCTGCCGGGTTCACTGACAAATATGGCCATGGATATCTCCGGGATCGTAACGCCCTTTAAATACTTATCGGCCGGCGTTCGGAAACCTTAAGCTCGTCAATGGGCCTTAGCCGCTTCCATTCTATAGCATCGATGCGGGTTTACCCGTTTTTCCAACGAACGAGGCAAACACGCAGGCTGCCCGGTAAGCTTATCCGCAAGAAATTCAGCCAGCAATGGCGCATAGGTCAGGCCCTTGCTGCCCAGGCCGGTAAACAGAAAGAGCCCGTTGAGCTTGTCACCTTCCAGGTTGTCGAGACTCCCGGCCACGGGTTGGTAGTCATGGGTGGTGCAGCGAAACCCGACCCGACCCTCAATGGTTTTCGCTTCAGAGTCGGCTGGTGGCTCATTATTCCAGAGTCCGGGTAGCATGGCGTTCAGTTCTCTCAGGTTTTCCCGATGGCTGTTGGCGCTTTCCTGAGGCGACAGGTCATGGAGATCAAAGGTGGCGCCGGTTACACATATCCCCTGGTGGGCGGGGTTCAGATACCTGGGGCCACAAATCACCGCCTCTGGCGCATGGATGCGCTCTTTGGGCAGATGACTGACCTGGCCCCGTATCGCCTTGAAACGGAAAGCGCCGCTCATGCCCTCGAGGGGAACAAGTTCCGGTGTCCGATGACCGGAGCAGAGAATAACCCTGTCGACATGGATGTCTGGCCCGGTGCCCGCGATTACCCACTCGTCCTCCTGTCTGGAAAGTCTCTGAACCTCCATGCCGAAACAGTGCCGAATGTTGGGGTGGTCTGCCAGGGTCCTGCACAGGGCGGCTGGCTCAAGCCAACCACTGTCGGCGTACCAGAGGCCGCCGGTTGCAACAGGAACGCCGGTCCGCCTGCTGGCCTCTGCCGCATCCACGGGTACCAGCACTTCTGGTGGATAGTGGTTACGGTCGAGAAAACGCTCCTGGCGTTGTTGTTCCTGCTCGCCCCAGGCCATTTGCAACAGACCGGTGGGATGCCAGCCATTGTGCCGGTAGGGCGCGTAGAAGCGCTGACTGAACAGGAGTGATGTCAGCGCCAACTGAGTCTGAGCGTTGAACTCGACCCCGAGCTTCACATAAAGCGCGCCTTGCAGGTTGCCGGAGGCTGCGGTACCCGCCTTGTTGGCACCGTCAACCAGGGTGACGTCGACGCCGCGCTCGGCAAGGTTGCGAGCCAGCAAGCTGCCGGCGATTCCGGCACCGACAATGGCAATCGAGGCGGGCTTGCTGACATCCGTTACCCCGGTTTCGGAAGCGGATTCCGGAATTACGCCGGTGAGCATGTCCCGTTTGCGCCCGAACCCGGCCACCTTGGTCATCGAAAAGCCGGTGTCCGCGAGGGCACGACGAATACGCCCTACGGCGGTAAAGGTAGCGAGGGTGGTCCCGGGTTTGCTGTGTTGCCGGATCTGGTGGATGGCATCATCCAGCCACATGCCCGGGTTCAGGGAAGGGGCAAAGCCATCGAGGAACCAGGCATCGGCGGTGAACTCCAGTTCCCGCCACGCATCGAGTACGTCTCCGAAATACAGGGTGAGCCGGACCCGCCCGCCGTCCAGCAAGACACGGTGAACACCCCTTACCAGTGGTGGATAGTGTCGGATCAGCTCGTCGCCGAGATCCTGCAGCTCCGGCCAGAGTGCCAGTGCACGTGTCAGATCATCCCTGGTCAGGGGGTATCGCTCGGCGGAAACGAAGTGCAGGATGGTGCTTTGGCTGGCAGGCGTGTTGCGCCAGGCCTGCCATGCAGCAAGAAAGTTCAGGCCGGTACCAAAGCCGGATTCCGCAATCACAAAGGACGCGTGATCCGGTAGGGTGGCAAAGCGCTCCGGCAACTGATTGTGCCCGATAAAGACATGCCGGGTTTCTTCCAGCCCGTTATCACGGTTGAAGTAGACATCGCCGAACAGTCTTGACTCCGGTACCCCATCTTGCCAGCGAATGTCAGCCGGCTCTATGGCCGGCACAGTCTCTTCTGCCATTACTTCCCGGATGCGTCGCCGCTATCGATAACAGTGATGCTGCGAATGATAATGGGGTCGTTCGGCACATCCGCCATACCACTGGAATAGCCGGTCTGCTTGCGGGCAATGGCATCCACCACGCCCATGCCTTCGGTCACTTTGCCAAAGACCGCATAGCCCCATTTCCTGGGGTTATCGGACGCATTCAGGTACGGATTATCAACCACATTGATAAAAAACTGCGAGGTGGCCGAGTGTGGCTGACTGGTTCGTGCCATGGCTAACGTACCCCGGAGGTTCCGCAGGGTGGGGCTGGCCTCATTGGGAATGGGGGTGCGGGTGTCCTTGCGACCAAGGTTGCGGTCGAAGCCGCCGCCCTGAATCATGAATCCCGGGATAACCCGATGGAAAATGGTGCCCTCATAGAAACCACTGTCCACATAACTGAGAAAGTTTTCCACGGTTTTCGGCGCCACGTCTGGCCGCAGCATGATTTCAATGACTCCTTCGCTGGTTTCCATGCGCACCTGGGGCAGTGGTTGATCCACGGTGTCGCTACCCGCCAAAACCGGGAAGCTGATGGCCAGTGAGGCCAATAAAACCAGCAAGAGATGAGTAACGGAAAGTGATGGGATTACCGGTAATGTCGACTGATTCGGGTTCACCTTGTTTGCTCCGTGGACGGCGCTGGCAATCGTGCAGCGAAAGATACGAGTCAGCCGGGATATTAACAGAAATTCCGCCAGTAACGGGTATTCCCCCATGCAGATCGGGTATTGATCGTCTAACCTGTCATAAGATTGTTTAACAAAAGGTGCGGCGGGTTGGGTGGTACGGCTGCAGTATTCATGGAATGGAGGGCGTCAGTGGATATCCGTCAGGGATTTGAAGAAAAATCACGGCTTGGCCGACTGCTTGTTAATCGGGGGTATTTGTCCACCCGGCAGCTGGACGAGGGGTTGCGCTTGCAGAGGGAAACCGGGCAGCGCCTCGGGGAAGTACTGATCCAGACCGGGTGGATCACCGAACGCGAGCTTTTCAGAGTCCTGAGACAACAGGCTCGTTTCCGCAACGCTGCCGCTGTGTTTACTATGGTGACTCTGCCGCTGCAGCCCCTGGTGAGTTTTGCGGCAAGCCCGGCGGTAAGTGCTTCCCAGGCCACCTCTTCGGAGTCAGGGCCGGTAATGCAGCAGCGTAAGGGGATTTCACCCTTGAGTGATGAGGATATGGCCGGGGTCTCGGGGCAGGGGGATCAGACGCTCGCTCAACGTATTGCTGCCGTCGAGGCCATGGTTTCAGGCGGAAGTGATACCGGTGAGGAGCCGGATGTCATCGAAGGGATCAAACTGACGGCCCATATCTTTGTTCCAGTGCTGAATTTCCTGGATTCCGATCTGACGATAACCGGGGTTCACTATCGCGACGATGGTCCTCGCCACCATGTTGGTGACAATGGCAGGCTTACGCTGGCATTTCCCGAGCGAATCGAGGAGATCCGCATGGATAATATCCGTGTCAGTGGTGGGCACACGCCCCCCATTGGCAATGTCAGTATCAGTGATATCCGCTTCGATCCGGATTCACGAATGACGATCTACACCAGATGAAACGGAAGGCAGGGCTCCGGAGCCTGATCTGACCGATCAGGCACTGGCCAGAATGGTTCTCTGAGAATCGCCGGTTTGCTCGCCATGAGCGCCATAAAGTTTCTGCTGGCCGCTGGCACCGCGGAAGATATCCGTCAGGCGTGACAAACGTTTCTGCATATGACTGATGACACGACCATTATTGCGGTTAATTTCCTGGCAGAACGTCAGTCGTTCATTGGCTTGTGTCCACAGCTCCGCCAGATCGGATAACCCCGCGCTTCGAATGAAGCGGGAAGGCGCACC
Proteins encoded in this region:
- a CDS encoding CBS domain-containing protein, which translates into the protein MAIFVSEPGRPVGTRLPEIFRGRRVGDVTEMTESHAINTGHSEVTDAEFQHAQYASGFHRAMEEYGSAAYDEPREQRSYLPVATICTQTLYSLPATATLSEALTMMDDNGVHHLVITAQDNVAGLIDLRWLLAWLHEHNGNAMSHSMIHIELPAFLTASPETDAHQLARLMLAHQLNAALVVDKNGAPTGIVTSTDYLKLYANAGRQQGTV
- the mnmC gene encoding bifunctional tRNA (5-methylaminomethyl-2-thiouridine)(34)-methyltransferase MnmD/FAD-dependent 5-carboxymethylaminomethyl-2-thiouridine(34) oxidoreductase MnmC, which encodes MAEETVPAIEPADIRWQDGVPESRLFGDVYFNRDNGLEETRHVFIGHNQLPERFATLPDHASFVIAESGFGTGLNFLAAWQAWRNTPASQSTILHFVSAERYPLTRDDLTRALALWPELQDLGDELIRHYPPLVRGVHRVLLDGGRVRLTLYFGDVLDAWRELEFTADAWFLDGFAPSLNPGMWLDDAIHQIRQHSKPGTTLATFTAVGRIRRALADTGFSMTKVAGFGRKRDMLTGVIPESASETGVTDVSKPASIAIVGAGIAGSLLARNLAERGVDVTLVDGANKAGTAASGNLQGALYVKLGVEFNAQTQLALTSLLFSQRFYAPYRHNGWHPTGLLQMAWGEQEQQRQERFLDRNHYPPEVLVPVDAAEASRRTGVPVATGGLWYADSGWLEPAALCRTLADHPNIRHCFGMEVQRLSRQEDEWVIAGTGPDIHVDRVILCSGHRTPELVPLEGMSGAFRFKAIRGQVSHLPKERIHAPEAVICGPRYLNPAHQGICVTGATFDLHDLSPQESANSHRENLRELNAMLPGLWNNEPPADSEAKTIEGRVGFRCTTHDYQPVAGSLDNLEGDKLNGLFLFTGLGSKGLTYAPLLAEFLADKLTGQPACLPRSLEKRVNPHRCYRMEAAKAH
- a CDS encoding peptidylprolyl isomerase — its product is MNPNQSTLPVIPSLSVTHLLLVLLASLAISFPVLAGSDTVDQPLPQVRMETSEGVIEIMLRPDVAPKTVENFLSYVDSGFYEGTIFHRVIPGFMIQGGGFDRNLGRKDTRTPIPNEASPTLRNLRGTLAMARTSQPHSATSQFFINVVDNPYLNASDNPRKWGYAVFGKVTEGMGVVDAIARKQTGYSSGMADVPNDPIIIRSITVIDSGDASGK
- a CDS encoding pilus assembly protein PilB, with protein sequence MDIRQGFEEKSRLGRLLVNRGYLSTRQLDEGLRLQRETGQRLGEVLIQTGWITERELFRVLRQQARFRNAAAVFTMVTLPLQPLVSFAASPAVSASQATSSESGPVMQQRKGISPLSDEDMAGVSGQGDQTLAQRIAAVEAMVSGGSDTGEEPDVIEGIKLTAHIFVPVLNFLDSDLTITGVHYRDDGPRHHVGDNGRLTLAFPERIEEIRMDNIRVSGGHTPPIGNVSISDIRFDPDSRMTIYTR
- a CDS encoding flagella synthesis protein FlgN encodes the protein MAAIDELKDLLSQDIRQLESLADILEQEKSCLSSSDMQALQTITTEKNTVLDQIRARAKQKIHVLVAMGYRPEGGAPSRFIRSAGLSDLAELWTQANERLTFCQEINRNNGRVISHMQKRLSRLTDIFRGASGQQKLYGAHGEQTGDSQRTILASA